GAATATGTGACATAAAGGAAGGTTTAAAAGCTTATACTAAGATTGGATGTTAATCCCCAAAACATTAGTGTAAATTAGCTTATAATAAGTTAATAGAGCAAATGTTGCCTCCTGCATGTCTTGTTGGTTTGAAGAGGATGGAAAGAGTTCCTTATTTTCCATAGTATAATAcacaatatttaaatgttttttagtATCTCTCGGTTAGTGGCATTAAGCTTGAGAACAGTGGTGTTGAGCTCTTAaagcctagaggttggagaagcggcttgtgatcggagggtcactggttcgattcccccaccggacgggcaggaaaaatttgggtgtggtggagtgattaatgcgaaaaaatgctcCCTCCCCCCTTCATTAACTTAACCCCctaatatgctccccgggcacttgacgctgcccactgctcctgtgtgtgtttcactgcatgtaatttgccgggtgttgcatgtgtgtgttcaactaaggatgggttaaatgcagaagtcaaattcagcatgtgtatgtaaaaatatatatactgctaataaagttgattcttcttcttcttcttctacttcatTATATCATTGAGCTGCCTGCTCGTTGTTGCTTTAAGCATCAGTGCCTTCTACCCCCGTTGTTCTGTAGGGTGTGCTACTATGATATATGTCACTTACTGAGGTGTAGGTTGTACATTCtttgccatttgtttttcattcagtcatttgaaTCACTTTGCACATTTGTGATGCTAACAGTTCAGATGATGTTTTCACCCCACACTTAAACAGCTTGATTTTTTTCACCATTGTCTCGAAATAGACGCCATAATGCAACCATACAAAAATGTATTAACTATGATGTGCATATTTTATGGTTTGCTGTCcctactttttatattttaaaaagtgtttacCACTGATGGCACccaaattatttattattattgttgaaTCTTACAATCATCATCCTTAACTCCATCACTTGCTGTCCAGGTATGTGCTGGGCTACAAAGGGAATGCCAGGCAGCAGTGTGTGCAGAGCCGTGGGCTTAGGGCATCAGGTATGAAGGTGGTCCATGTGGTCACAGCCTCCTGCAGCACCATCCAGCTCCAGTCCCTTCTCAGTGATAGACTGTTacctctgtgctcctctgaaGACACTGAGATTCAGGTTGTACCATACCTATACCTACTTACAATATGACGGGTTTCTGGTTGGCAAAATAACCTGATTTTCAAGCTCCAACACTCCAACAAATCTGTTCTTGAACCTGAAGAGTAGCTTTCAGAATGAAAGAAACCATTATCTAACATTACTGTGATCACTGGTTGCAGTCTCAGCTGCAAGCTGTAATGTACTTGTAAACACAGTGGTTGAGTTCAAGCTGTCTGACTCTCCTAATCTGTGCTTAGTTCCACAGAGACCCTATATCAGCAGTGGATTCATGCCATCATGGTGATGTGGTCATTGTTCTCCCAGGGATCTACAGTGTCAGTAGCTCTATCTTCCTACCAGATTCTGTCACAATAGAGGGTAAAAACTTTTATCTTGTTTCCACTCAGATTATCAGAAGGGATGGTCCACAGACCCACGCTGGGGTTGTGTCCATTGtccttgttgttttatcttgTAGTGATGTATGACAATGTCTGTTCTCAGTCAGTCACATCAGTTATAATGCAAAAAGTTAGTGCTTTAGATGCATGTTAAGAAACAGAAGGATGTCATCGGACTGAAAAGCTGCAATTGGTCACTGGTGACTGAATGTATGGACTGATAAACCCACCAACATTTTTTGACATAATGTGTCTTGGTGTTGTTGGACATTGTTGCACAGTTGTGGAATGGTCATTGCTATTCATATTTCGAACATTATCATATTGgtattttcagatgtttttatgtgtttatcagttgtttatgtgtatttgtgtttgtaaacAGGCTTACCTCAGAATGCCTGTTGAATTAAGTATTTAGAATTGAGCTGAATTTTACTGTTTGGATGTGTTTTGGGGGAGGAGTTTAGTTCCTTGGTTTGTTGTGCAattcaacagcaacacacaccaTTTACTTGAATTGTAGAGTAGCTGTGCTTTTACAGTGTCCTTGGTTCTGATGTTTCTGATGTGACAGGTTTTGGGCTTCCTGATGAGGTGGTGattgagaagaaaaacaagggCGACTCATTTGTGGTGTCCACAGGAGCTGATGTCAGACTGTCAAATATCAAGTTCATTCAGCACGATGCTTTTGAGGGCATTCTGTGTGAGTACACACAAATCTAGCCTCAATTACTGTAAACTCTTGAGTGTTGTCAAGGATTTTACCAAAAAATTGGTGCAGCAGATCCTGCAGAACCTATGCTAAAATTCCCAAATTCCCCAAACTTTCTGAAATCTTGCAAGTTTGtaaatttaaatggaaaaatcaAGTTCAAAATGGGCATGAGTCATAGAAAGTGctcaaatttgtattttgtgatCAAATGTGATCAACAGTTCTGATGTTGCAGTGATGAAGAGAGACAACAGATAGATCTGATGGATTCATCTACTATCATCTACTATTTTCAGGGTGTAACTAGAGTTTATTTATgcagttattattatcataagtATTCTTATCACTATTTACAGttttttgcatgtgttgcagtgtaataaaatgtaaaaatgcagtctgattttccttgtttcttgttctcccttttctatttctttgtttggtttgtttcaggCGTGTGTCAGGGGAATCTGTACATGGAAAactgtgtgctgcagtgtgaaacCACTGGAGTTATTGTGAGAACATCGGCCCATCTCACCATGAACATGTGTGACTTGTATGGCTCGAAGGTGAGTGGTGGGTAATGCTGATCACAGGTAGAAGTTCCTGCTGTCACAGTTTGGTGATTTGGTCTTTTTATGAGGTTACTATGACCTATTGAGTCTTCCTTCACTGCAGCTTACTTACTACAGTTAAAGAAGGCCTTTTGCTCTTTTGTAAAGGTTACTACTAATGCAGTAGACCCATACTGAgataagttttattttattcagagGCCTCTACAGGAACAGGTTTTAGGAAAGTAGTAATTAATATCACCTTGCATGTGTATTCATGTTTCTTGTTTAAAGTCATAAATTACAGCCACCTGACACATTAAAGTAGGAGGTATCTCAAGGTGAAAATGTCAGAGGAGAACCTCCCTCTCTGGAAAAAATGCACTACTTTTACCATTTCTACACTTTGTTCCTGTAAACCACTTGATATAAGGACACTGTTGTTGTGTGGCTCAAGCATATCTTTGGCATGTCTCTAGTTTTAGTTATTGCCTATCATGATACAATGGTACTGATAATGCATAAATTGTTTGTTCTAGTTAGTGTCTTTACTTTAAACATGACCGTGTATGTGGGCAGTCATGATGCTGTGTGCTGTCTGCAGGGTGCTGGTGTGGAGATTTACCCTGGCAGTGTTTGCGATCTGATTGGTAACGGCATCCATCACTGTAAAGACGGAATTCTCATCAAggtgagaaaaaataaaatgactctTCCAGACAGAGAAttcaacaagaaacacagtcaAGACATTGGTCTGACCTGACTTAAAGGATTATATAATTTACATTATGAGTCAAACACTGTTTGTGCGGAGAGGTGCTGAAtcaaatttcaatttaattcaattcagtttatttatatagggccaattcataacaaaagttatctaatgacactttccaaatagagcaggtctagaccaaacccTTTAATTAAAcataagatgaactttattgattccacagtggggaaattcacttgttgtggcagctcacaagaacagaaaaagtgtgcaaaaagttaaaaaaaatatagaggtagTAAATTgacaatttacaagtacagtgAACACAGTACAATTTgcagctatatacaagtcctcataagggaggaaaagaagactagaccattgaattatgtagtctaatagcagtgggaatgaaggacctgcggtagcgctccttcctacgCATTGTAGCAGTCTGCCCCTGAAGGAGCTGCTTAGAGTCTCtgctgtctgatgcagagggtgagaggtgttgtccatcATGGATGTTAGCTTGGgtaacatcctcctctcacccacctcctctacagagtccagtgggcagcccaggacagagctggccttCCTGACtagcttatttagtctcttcttGTCCCGGTCTGTGCTTCCCGGTCCCCAACAaaccacagcgtagtgaatagcagaggctatcacagagtcataaaaagtaaTTAGCAGGGGCTTGCACACTCCAAAGgaatgagcaagcacttggcaacagtggtgaggaaaaactgccttttagaaggcagaaaccttggagcagactACGACTTGaggtgggcagccatctgtctttaccggttgggttgagagagagggggatggGGGTGGGAGGGTGAGAAAAGGAGCACACAAATAGGGATGCgtagcaacaacaataataccagaagtattggaactatagataataatgataataatgaggTGAtcatgataacaatagtagtacAGCacagtaatagaattaaaatagattatgactaaacagtagtaatcgcagtaggtttcaagcaggatcacagcaggaggtccaaccacaatccatgggaacttgcgagatgagaaagcacaaggactctgAGAAggaagttgagttagtaacatgcattaatgggatataaatgtgtgcagagggagaggaagagcgaGCTCAGTATGTCGTGGgagatcccctggcagtctaagcttatagcagcataacttggggccagcctaggccaaTCCTAACTataagtctactcttaaatatagacAGGTTGTCTGCCTCCCGAAGCGAAACCGGAAGAgggttccacagtagaggagcttgataactaaaggctctggttcctgatctacttttgaagaccCTCTGAtccacaagtaaccctgcatcttggggACATAAAACTGGAGGGATAATAGGATACTGTCAAttctttaagataggatggtgcctggttgttcagggctttatatgtgaggagaagaattttaaactctatcctgaaaGTTGCTGATTTGAAATGACTTTCCCTTAAAACTACTTTTCTGCAAGCGATGCCTTCCAGAGCCTCACTTCCTACCATATATGGAGCTGACGCATGATCATCTCAGTCCACATTCTCAAGATTCTTCCATCTTAATCTAGCAGCCAGTTTCTCCTTCAGGAAGCAGATACTGTGTATGACTCATCAATCGACAATTAAGCCAtgctcctttttcctctcttgacCTGGCTAGTATGTATATACTATACTCTTGCAAACTGTTGAAATGGGTACCCTGTACATATGGAATTGAGAAAATCGTAAGATGATGAAGAACTTATGGTCACATTGCAACATCTCACCGGTGTTTAGGGTACTCTGATTGAGGTTTCGATTAAACTAGTAGCAACTGAACACTAACACAGGTGCTTTATAGGTAAACCGTGGGATGTGACCCCACATGTCGCATGTGTCTCAAAGACATACCTATGCACTCTGACAAGCAGGCTCTTTACTCAGGGAACCAAGATTACAAGATATAGTGTTTATAGTGAATGCTAACTGTggaaatatttgtgtttgatCTGTGTGCAGGACTTTGTTGATGAGCTCAAGGTGATGCCATCTATCACCATGGAGAACAATGTGATCCACAACAATGAAGGCTACGGGCTGATTGTAGTGAAACCCAGCAACAGGGACCGACACAGAGTTCCTCTGGACAAAAGTGAAGGTAGAGCTTCCAGTATAATGTTAAAGAAATAAGGACATGGGTaaaaaagcagagacaaaggCAAATTTGTTAGTAAAAGCAATATATACAGATCATAATTTTTGTTCCCAGAAGACCCTGCTGGACCTAtagctgaacacaaacagcagggaGGTGGTGCAGActctcttctcatctcttcaacatcagcatcaagctccagcagcagttcagcagaTGTTCGGCCTGACTCAGCTGAGAACATGGAGCGCATGGATGGTGGTGTAGCCTGCATCTCAGACAGGAATTGGAAGTTGAATCATCAGCTGAGCAAAAACAAGGAGACATCCTGCAGCCGAGCAGTACAGGATCTGATGGAGCACCAGATCTTCGTCTCTATTCAGGGAAACCAGTTTAGACGCAATGGCATGGGCGATTTTGGCACCTTTTTTTACTGACAGACGTCAACACttttctgatgaaaaacaatttcagactgtctaaactgaaaaacacgacaaacacactgaactaACACATCTTCTCAGATCCTTCCAGAAATTGTTTTGGAGCATAAATCATTTGATGTCAGCGTTATGTATTagataatttaattaatttgtcatgaaataaataaatattggaGATTCACATGAACCCACTGAACAGAATCCAGACTTCAGCTTATTTGAATTAACAATGAATTTATCCTCGTCGTTGAACTTGATGAATGGATGCGTTTGTTTATTCCATTGGTGATGGTGGCTTGCTGAAAGCAGTGCTGTTGGGTCCATAAAAATATTCTCAATTTCCTTTGTTATGAAGTTGGTTGACCTGACTTGCTCACAGTGttgcagatgtttttaaaaagtttttgtttctgaTACAAGTCTACATGCTGATAATCCAGAAACTCAGTGAAAGTTAACAAGTTTTATATTTGGATTTACTGATGTCTTTGgtttaaattcattcattcattcattttctataccacttaaatgtcagggttgtggggagctggagcctatcccagccaactacaggcgagaggctgggtacaccctggactggtcaccagtgaATCGCAGGGATGACACACAAAGATACGCACACACttacacctaggggcaatgtagagtagccaattaacctaatgtgcatgtttttggtattgtgggaggaagccagaatacccggagaaaacccacacagggagaacatgcaaactccacacagaagggcctaGACCAGGActgctatgaggcaacagtgctaaccattgcACCAACGTACCATTTTAAAATTCTTAATTCTAAATTCTTAATATAATGGGTTTCCTGCAAATGGAAGTGTCTGTAATCTGTGTATGTAGTTGTGTATTATGTTATGCACATTCATAATGAATCAGTTTTCAAGGTTGTGGATCTTTGATTGTATGTACTGCCAAAAACAGCTGTGGACATGAGTCATGAAGTTATAACACCAATGTCTCATGACTTCACTTGGAAGACTGACTTATTAATGTCCTCTACAAGCACTAATGTTCAAAATGAACTCAACTTCCTGATTTCCTCTGGCTATTGTCTTGAATTATCCATTACACTGACAGAGTGAAAGcacttttcacacacattaaTTGGTTGCGAGTTGTCAAGTTCAGTGTCTTGTTTAAGGACACTTTGGGTCTCTAGTTGCATCCCTGACTTCTCCAGGGAAAGAGGCTAAACACTCTATAGATAACAGGACCTGTAGTCAAGTGATAATGTAATTATGAGTGGCTTCTTATGTCATTCAATCCACCGATCACAAAAATATTGAAAGAATAGCATTAACCAAAATAGTTACATGTGAGCTGAAACAGCATATGACATTTGAAGCTCTTATTTACTGACTGAATATGAcaacagctgagcagcagattcaattgtttttttgctagaaaaagagtgaaagagaaaaaatctCAGTGCAGAGAATGTACATCATCTATAAGGCACAGCAAATCATTTTAATAATGAATTTCAGCTACAGGAGAATTTGGAGAGATGGATAAAGCCTGTGATGGTTGGTTTATATTGCAGAAACATTCTTCTTTAAGAGCTAGTGACAGGATATCTTTTTCTGAAGCCTGATACCACAAAACATCCAAAGGAATTTTTTAGTTGCAAAACCAGGACTGGTGTTTTAGAGTTTGAGGCTTTTGGCACTGTTGAGGTTTGAAAATTACAAATTTCTCACAACATGTAAAGTTCCAGCAGAGCGATGTTTCAAACACTAACATGAGTAGAAATAATGTGAAATTCAAAACAGTTAACAAATGTAACATTAAATTACACAACAGTGTCAGATACATATCTCTCCATAACCAATGTGTTCATCTTTCTGAAGAGCAAATAAGTTCACTGCTGGctgcattaataataataataataaaaaataataaaaaatttttatatatatatatatatatatatgtgtgtgtgtgtgtatgatggaTATAGAGGATGAGATGTTTTTAAAGCAAAGTGTAATATTTATGTATAGGCCATTATCAAAATAGTGCTTCatctgtcaaataaaaatattctctCTTGACCTGCTGTTTGCTTGTTGAACGCCATAGGAAATCTGAAAAACGCCTTGTGAAATAAGGCAATCAAGACAAAAGTGATAGAGATTGTTGGAAATGTTGAGCAGAGACAGCCCACAGGTGACACTGTCTCACTGGTTGTCATCAGAGTCTTGGTTACTGTTCAGGTAGCTGTTCTGCACCTCTAGCTCCTCAGCACTCACCATGGCAGGGCTGATTGCAGCATATCTTGTCCCATGGAACTGACGTAAGTGAATCTGTACATAAACAAGCAGCATCATCagaactcaaaaaaaaaaaaaaaagaaaaatctattaAATCCACAACCA
The Scatophagus argus isolate fScaArg1 chromosome 1, fScaArg1.pri, whole genome shotgun sequence DNA segment above includes these coding regions:
- the shcbp1 gene encoding SHC SH2 domain-binding protein 1 isoform X2, which encodes MEQEALEYPSAGKGMAHIAVVDLENYVNVELDMERNSGISGEGHVSGISQALFQNEEENKDYGEESDDPAAADDDSGTDFFSTKMSGTQLQRCERHGVISSLPDTFQTSHLLLYERFKAYQDYMLGDCKPSEMKAFTADYLEKVMEPCDWMAVWSTNVFDVLVEVCDLDFKDLKACVRLVLPLQCDTRGCELTEEAMKSLLEATHHKVPMQELQVVYEQSGHFDQTALALEHLRFFYKHIWRQWDEEDEDDDFDYFVRCVEPRLRLYYDILEDRVPAGLVEEYESLLEKCSQCFQQFSVLRSSLSSDSDTELDNVSMVEGLKLYDQLEMLKRKLYIIENPLLRYVLGYKGNARQQCVQSRGLRASGMKVVHVVTASCSTIQLQSLLSDRLLPLCSSEDTEIQFHRDPISAVDSCHHGDVVIVLPGIYSVSSSIFLPDSVTIEGFGLPDEVVIEKKNKGDSFVVSTGADVRLSNIKFIQHDAFEGILCVCQGNLYMENCVLQCETTGVIVRTSAHLTMNMCDLYGSKGAGVEIYPGSVCDLIGNGIHHCKDGILIKDFVDELKVMPSITMENNVIHNNEGYGLIVVKPSNRDRHRVPLDKSEDPAGPIAEHKQQGGGADSLLISSTSASSSSSSSADVRPDSAENMERMDGGVACISDRNWKLNHQLSKNKETSCSRAVQDLMEHQIFVSIQGNQFRRNGMGDFGTFFY
- the shcbp1 gene encoding SHC SH2 domain-binding protein 1 isoform X1, producing MEQEALEYPSAGKGMAHIAVVDLENYVNVELDMERNSGISGEGHVSGISQALFQNEEENKDYGEESDDPAAADDDSGTDFFSTKMSGTQLQRCERHGVISSLPDTFQTSHLLLYERFKAYQDYMLGDCKPSEMKAFTADYLEKVMEPCDWMAVWSTNVFDVLVEVCDLDFKDLKACVRLVLPLQCDTRGCELTEEAMKSLLEATHHKVPMQELQVVYEQSGHFDQTALALEHLRFFYKHIWRQWDEEDEDDDFDYFVRCVEPRLRLYYDILEDRVPAGLVEEYESLLEKCSQCFQQFSVLRSSLSSDSDTELDNVSMVEGLKLYDQLEMLKRKLYIIENPLLRYVLGYKGNARQQCVQSRGLRASGMKVVHVVTASCSTIQLQSLLSDRLLPLCSSEDTEIQFHRDPISAVDSCHHGDVVIVLPGIYSVSSSIFLPDSVTIEGFGLPDEVVIEKKNKGDSFVVSTGADVRLSNIKFIQHDAFEGILCVCQGNLYMENCVLQCETTGVIVRTSAHLTMNMCDLYGSKGAGVEIYPGSVCDLIGNGIHHCKDGILIKDFVDELKVMPSITMENNVIHNNEGYGLIVVKPSNRDRHRVPLDKSEEDPAGPIAEHKQQGGGADSLLISSTSASSSSSSSADVRPDSAENMERMDGGVACISDRNWKLNHQLSKNKETSCSRAVQDLMEHQIFVSIQGNQFRRNGMGDFGTFFY